Within Paenibacillus albicereus, the genomic segment GCCCCTTGCCTTTTTTTGGCGAGGGGCTTTGCTTTAGCCGAAACCACGCGCCTTGAGACCGCTTCAATCTTTTTAAAGGGAAAATGAAAACGCTTATTGACAGATTGAAAACGGATACATATAATAAAAGTACAGTATGGTTTCTCTCCACTCCTATCCAACTATAGCGCTCATCATGAACGCTGCCACCCTTCGGGGTGGTTTTTTTTTTTTGGCGCATGGTTGAAACAAAACCACTCCCCGTCGGGGAGTGGTTTTTGTTTGAGACGACAGAGATGAACATGCGGCAGGTTTCTTAGAACTTCCTCATATTCGCTCCCTCTCGCATCCCCCATGATACAATACGGGGAGTTTGCGGCCATCCAGCTTTTGGGTAATTCTCCATGATGTCGAAGCAAGCAGGAATTTGGCGCCGGCTGGCGAATAAGTATTCTTCAGAATGGTTGGCAGGATGCCGAAATACACTTTATCGTCGTTCATTCTTTCTTCAGTCTTTTTTGCGCGGCAGCGCAACTTTCTGCATCCGTTCCGGTACAACTATTTACCGGACGGAAATCGCTGCAGGTGAGGAGGTAAAGCCGCCTGTCATGGATGATTCCGATCTGATCCGGCAAATCAAACATGGAAATGTAGAGCTCTATTCCGAACTCATGAGGCGTTACCAGCGTAAAATCATGGCCTTTATCCTTCACATGCTCCGAAGCACCAAGATGGAGCTCGTCGCAGAGGATCTCTGCTCCGAGACCTTCTACAAAGCTTACCGCAGCCTGCACTCGTTCCGCGAGGTGGACGCGCAGTTCTCCACCTGGCTGTATACGATTGCGCGCAACACGGTGCTGAGCGAGCTTCGCAAGCAGCGGAGCGTACATATTCCCCTTGAGGAGAGCGGCGTCATGCCGATGGCTCCGATGGACGCCGCTCCGGAGCAGAGGCTGCTGCAGGGTGAGCGGATGGCGCTTGTCCGGGACGCGATCAACGCTCTCCCCGAGAAGCAGCGGTCCGCGCTCATTCTGCGCGAGTATGAAGGATTGGACTATCAGGAGATTGCCGATGTACTGGGCGGGACCGTCAGTTCGGTCAAATCGCTGTTGTTCCGCGCCCGGGGCAGCGTCAAGGTCCAGCTGGAACCCTACTTCGAAGAAACGGAGAGCGAAGCGTTCGAAGGGATGAAGCTGCGATGAAATGCGAAGAAGTGCAGGATGCGCTCGCGCTTTATTGGGATGTGCCTGAAGGCGATCCTTTGAAGCAGTCTGTCGACCTGCATTTGAAGCATTGCATAGCCTGCAGACAGGAATACGAGCTTTGGGAGGAGAGCGAGCGCCTCATCCAAGAGCTGTCCGGTGCGGAAGCATACGAATTGGCCGAGAGGGCCGAGGAAGTGAACCGCACCGTCATGGATCGAATTCATGCCGAGGACCATCTGGATTGGACGCTGAGGAGAAGGTTCTCGCTGAACCGCGCTCTCGGAGCGAGGCTGTCCGCCGCTGTGGCGGCGTGCCTGGCGATGTTTTGCACAAGCTTGCTCTACGTTCTTTTTGGCCGGAGCGGCGGAGCCGACGAGTCCAAAGGAATGATGGATACGGCAAGCGCGTCTTCGTCTCCCGTATTCAAAGCGTCGATCTCGGGCGACATTCCCGTCGCCACGGTCAGCGACCCGCTGCTGCTCAGCCTCGTCCCCCGCGAGCCTCAATACTGGATCATTCTTTCCGTGCTTGGGCTCGTCATGACGATGCTCATGACGGGATGGCTGTCCCGCATTCGAAAATAACGCTCTCCGGCTGCCTCGCGGCCGGTTTTTTGTTATACTCGGACCTAACGACTTGAAGCAGGAAGGAAGGCAGGACGATGAAACTGGGTCTGATCCGGCATGGCCGGACCGATTGGAATGCGCTTGGCCGCATTCAAGGGATCACCGACATCCCCCTGAACGAAGAAGGAAAACGCCAGGCGCTGCTGCTCGCAAGCCGGCTTGCGGGAGAGGAGCAGCGCTGGGACGCGGTCGTCACGAGCGGCCTGTCGCGCGCGGTCGAGACGGGGAAAATCATCGCGGACAAGCTCGGCGTTCCGCTGCTGGAGCCGGAGCCGCTGCTCGTCGAACGCAGCTTCGGCAAAATCGAGGGCACTTCGGAGGAAGAGCGGCTGGCGACGTGGGGCCAAGGCTGGCGGACAAATCCCGAAGCCGGGGTGGAGAGCGACGAAAGCGTCCGCCTGCGTGCAGCCCGATTCCTTGAAACGTATACGGCCAAGATGCCCCGCAGCAATCTTCTTGCCGTGACGCATGGGAGCTTTCTCGCTCAAATGCTTGGCGTCATGGTCGAAGGGCTG encodes:
- a CDS encoding RNA polymerase sigma factor encodes the protein MDDSDLIRQIKHGNVELYSELMRRYQRKIMAFILHMLRSTKMELVAEDLCSETFYKAYRSLHSFREVDAQFSTWLYTIARNTVLSELRKQRSVHIPLEESGVMPMAPMDAAPEQRLLQGERMALVRDAINALPEKQRSALILREYEGLDYQEIADVLGGTVSSVKSLLFRARGSVKVQLEPYFEETESEAFEGMKLR
- a CDS encoding anti-sigma factor, with protein sequence MKCEEVQDALALYWDVPEGDPLKQSVDLHLKHCIACRQEYELWEESERLIQELSGAEAYELAERAEEVNRTVMDRIHAEDHLDWTLRRRFSLNRALGARLSAAVAACLAMFCTSLLYVLFGRSGGADESKGMMDTASASSSPVFKASISGDIPVATVSDPLLLSLVPREPQYWIILSVLGLVMTMLMTGWLSRIRK
- a CDS encoding histidine phosphatase family protein; this translates as MKLGLIRHGRTDWNALGRIQGITDIPLNEEGKRQALLLASRLAGEEQRWDAVVTSGLSRAVETGKIIADKLGVPLLEPEPLLVERSFGKIEGTSEEERLATWGQGWRTNPEAGVESDESVRLRAARFLETYTAKMPRSNLLAVTHGSFLAQMLGVMVEGLDQPYLHNMCYSVLEHGPGGWQSLLHNCTLHLQEIS